A window of Methanobrevibacter sp. contains these coding sequences:
- a CDS encoding translation initiation factor IF-6, with product MLKRVDIVGNPNIGVFILATDDVAVVPFNLLDEKAEIIKETLEVDVVKSSISGSNLIGSLAVANSKGIVVSPHVLDREVKQFEDLGLNVATIPGNYTAVGNIIAANDAGAIASPFLTEDALNIVESTLDVDVEARSIAGTDIIGSLIKVTNKGFLISKNATSTEINFAHKVFGVEGDIGTVGKGISLVGACSIANSNGAIVAKDSTGPEMARVEEALGFLDDNF from the coding sequence ATGTTGAAAAGAGTTGATATTGTAGGAAATCCGAATATAGGAGTATTTATTCTTGCAACTGACGATGTAGCTGTTGTTCCTTTTAATCTCTTGGATGAAAAAGCTGAAATTATTAAGGAAACATTGGAAGTCGATGTTGTTAAATCTTCTATTTCCGGCAGTAATCTTATAGGATCTTTAGCTGTAGCTAATTCAAAAGGTATCGTTGTTTCCCCACACGTATTGGACAGAGAAGTTAAACAATTTGAAGATTTGGGATTGAATGTTGCAACAATTCCGGGCAATTACACTGCAGTGGGTAACATTATCGCTGCAAATGATGCCGGTGCAATTGCAAGTCCTTTTTTAACCGAAGATGCACTCAACATTGTCGAATCCACTTTGGATGTTGACGTTGAAGCACGTTCCATTGCAGGAACCGACATCATCGGATCCCTTATTAAGGTGACAAACAAAGGATTTTTAATAAGCAAAAACGCAACTTCCACAGAAATTAACTTCGCTCATAAAGTATTTGGTGTAGAAGGAGATATTGGTACTGTTGGCAAAGGTATTTCTTTAGTAGGGGCTTGCTCTATTGCTAATTCTAATGGGGCAATTGTAGCTAAAGATAGTACTGGTCCTGAAATGGCTAGAGTTGAAGAAGCATTAGGCTTTTTGGATGATAATTTTTAA
- a CDS encoding adenylate kinase family protein, whose protein sequence is MSEAIFITGTPCTGKTTVSELLCEKLNCRLIKINDLAIENDFVLGIDDEKGYKVIDIPALNEKVAEIISESDELLIFEGHLAHLCDGADKVIVLRVRPEILRSRLEGRDYSEAKIRENLEAEAMGVCTAEAYDIYDENISEIDVSDLTVEEIVDELSSVISGEKTYPAGEVDFMDWLIS, encoded by the coding sequence ATGAGCGAAGCTATTTTTATAACAGGTACTCCGTGCACAGGAAAAACCACAGTCAGCGAATTGTTGTGTGAAAAATTAAACTGCAGGCTGATTAAGATTAACGATTTGGCAATTGAAAACGATTTTGTTTTGGGAATTGATGATGAGAAAGGCTATAAGGTCATTGACATTCCCGCCTTAAATGAAAAGGTAGCTGAAATCATTAGTGAAAGTGATGAGCTTCTTATTTTTGAAGGGCATCTGGCACATTTGTGTGACGGTGCAGATAAGGTAATTGTTTTAAGGGTCAGACCTGAAATTCTGCGCTCAAGACTTGAAGGACGTGACTATTCTGAAGCTAAAATCCGTGAAAACCTTGAAGCCGAAGCAATGGGAGTCTGCACAGCAGAAGCATATGACATCTATGATGAAAACATCTCAGAAATTGATGTAAGCGATTTGACAGTTGAGGAAATTGTTGATGAGCTTTCAAGTGTAATTTCAGGTGAGAAAACTTATCCTGCGGGTGAAGTCGACTTCATGGACTGGCTGATTTCATAG
- a CDS encoding type II toxin-antitoxin system VapC family toxin — MIFLDSSYIKGLMIKRDPHKKFSNNIRPFLKNETKVINITVLVEVLNSLKKNNFQGSINDIINQLLNLDIFDWLSVEDYKSAAEKFKYYNGSVNFADCTILVTMEKYGITKIVTTDSDFGKIRGIRRISGIF, encoded by the coding sequence ATGATTTTTTTAGATAGTTCATATATCAAAGGTTTGATGATTAAAAGAGATCCTCATAAGAAGTTTTCTAATAATATTCGGCCTTTTTTGAAAAATGAGACTAAAGTTATCAATATCACCGTACTCGTTGAAGTGTTAAATTCTCTAAAAAAGAATAATTTTCAGGGCAGCATAAATGATATTATCAATCAATTGCTCAATCTTGATATTTTTGATTGGTTAAGTGTTGAAGATTACAAATCTGCTGCTGAAAAATTCAAATATTATAATGGTAGTGTTAATTTTGCAGATTGCACTATATTAGTTACTATGGAAAAATACGGAATCACAAAAATTGTTACTACTGATTCTGATTTTGGAAAAATCCGTGGTATACGTAGAATAAGTGGGATTTTTTAA
- a CDS encoding type II toxin-antitoxin system VapC family toxin yields the protein MIFLDTSYINGLILNNDNYASLSRSMRPFLKNERKVTNITVLLEVLNSINKYNFFGDLEYLKNQLINLNVFDFLTCEDYESAFELFKFYNKSLNFADCTILQTMQNHGISRIASFDSDFDKIKGIERIYGFY from the coding sequence ATGATTTTTTTAGACACATCATATATTAATGGATTAATACTCAATAACGATAACTATGCCAGTCTTTCTAGAAGTATGAGGCCATTTTTAAAAAATGAGAGAAAAGTAACTAATATCACCGTTCTTCTTGAAGTTTTAAATAGTATCAATAAGTATAATTTTTTTGGAGACCTTGAATATTTAAAAAATCAATTGATAAATCTTAATGTTTTTGATTTTTTGACTTGTGAAGATTATGAAAGTGCATTTGAATTATTTAAATTCTATAACAAAAGCTTGAATTTTGCAGATTGCACAATACTTCAGACTATGCAGAATCATGGTATTTCCAGAATTGCATCATTTGATTCTGATTTCGATAAGATTAAAGGTATTGAAAGAATATATGGGTTTTATTAA
- a CDS encoding 30S ribosomal protein S19e, producing MTTVFDVPADLLIKKVAEEFKNNEKINSPAWSNFVKTGVHKERKPEDKDWWFIRTASIIRRVYMDGPVGVMSLRTFYGGKKDRGVRPEVFRKGSGSIIRTALHQLEDAGYVEKVEGGRVVSPAGRSFLDKISAEIIKDIPELEKY from the coding sequence ATGACTACTGTATTTGATGTACCTGCAGATTTATTAATTAAAAAAGTCGCAGAAGAATTTAAAAATAACGAAAAAATCAATTCCCCTGCATGGTCCAATTTTGTTAAAACCGGTGTTCACAAAGAAAGAAAACCTGAAGACAAAGATTGGTGGTTTATTAGGACTGCTTCTATTATCAGAAGAGTTTACATGGATGGTCCTGTAGGAGTAATGAGTTTAAGAACTTTCTACGGTGGTAAAAAAGACCGTGGCGTACGTCCTGAAGTTTTCAGAAAAGGAAGCGGATCCATTATCAGAACCGCACTTCACCAATTAGAAGACGCAGGATATGTAGAAAAAGTTGAAGGTGGAAGAGTTGTCTCCCCAGCAGGAAGATCATTCTTAGATAAAATTTCTGCTGAAATCATCAAAGATATTCCTGAACTTGAAAAATACTAA
- a CDS encoding RNA-guided endonuclease TnpB family protein encodes MKIVNKYLEVRIYPSQMDKNDNGEKIVSINEIESNIGIYRFIYNKELAFINYFRQLLKQNGYEDKLWITQSSCDVILMMLRQEYAFLEKAESSSRQQSQKDLVTAFKRYFKHDLKSHYPVLKKRKNTQKFTFRIMNNNNNIRIQKDKNGYYKIKLAKLGLVKFKTSKEYKKLLLKGSNPNDESVKIKHVVVKRVNDKYYAVFNIEWIHVPVKIIGPQQQLGIDIGCSKLAVFSNGKEIPNLNLEKETEKIIQYQKMMSHHKKDSNRYKKAKKLYHKWMRKLVNKRNDYYDKITTCIVENACFIAVQNENIIAWKHNKFLSRKLQLNAPRKFMDKIEYKAQWNNIGFVKVSKNFPSTQTCSKCRKINPNVGGIGNLGIRDWICPKCGTHHNRDVNAAINILNNGLEIVGTTMQ; translated from the coding sequence TTGAAAATTGTTAATAAGTATCTTGAAGTTCGTATTTATCCGTCTCAAATGGATAAGAATGATAATGGTGAAAAAATCGTCAGTATTAATGAAATAGAATCCAATATAGGCATTTACCGTTTCATCTATAACAAGGAATTGGCGTTTATAAATTATTTTAGACAATTGTTAAAACAGAATGGTTATGAGGATAAATTATGGATTACTCAAAGTTCATGTGATGTTATTTTAATGATGTTAAGACAGGAATATGCTTTTTTAGAAAAAGCAGAGTCAAGCAGCAGACAACAATCTCAAAAAGACTTGGTAACGGCTTTTAAACGATATTTTAAACATGATTTAAAATCCCATTATCCTGTTTTAAAAAAACGTAAAAACACTCAAAAATTCACATTCAGAATAATGAATAATAACAACAACATCCGAATACAGAAAGATAAAAACGGATACTACAAAATTAAATTAGCCAAACTAGGACTGGTCAAATTCAAAACCAGCAAAGAATACAAAAAACTACTACTAAAAGGAAGCAATCCCAACGATGAAAGTGTAAAAATAAAGCATGTGGTTGTTAAACGTGTAAATGACAAGTATTATGCTGTTTTCAACATCGAATGGATTCACGTTCCTGTTAAAATTATCGGACCACAACAACAACTTGGAATTGATATTGGATGCAGCAAACTAGCTGTTTTTTCTAACGGCAAGGAGATACCCAATCTAAACCTAGAAAAAGAAACAGAAAAAATCATACAATATCAAAAAATGATGTCACACCACAAAAAAGACTCCAACAGATACAAAAAAGCAAAAAAACTCTACCACAAATGGATGCGCAAACTAGTCAACAAAAGAAACGATTATTACGATAAAATAACTACATGTATTGTTGAGAATGCTTGTTTCATTGCTGTTCAAAATGAAAACATCATAGCATGGAAACACAACAAATTCTTATCTAGAAAACTACAATTAAACGCACCACGCAAATTCATGGACAAAATAGAATACAAAGCACAATGGAACAATATCGGATTTGTTAAAGTTTCTAAAAATTTCCCGTCCACACAAACCTGTAGCAAATGCCGAAAAATAAACCCAAATGTCGGTGGAATAGGAAACCTGGGAATAAGAGACTGGATTTGCCCAAAATGCGGCACACATCATAACAGAGATGTTAATGCAGCAATTAATATACTTAATAACGGATTAGAAATCGTAGGGACTACGATGCAGTAA
- a CDS encoding DNA-binding protein — translation MSDLDEIRRKRMAELQAQQAAMQNQQMQQQQAAAQAQQQEAQRQQFEAQKKQILGQIMTPEARTRLGNLKLTKPELVNQIELQLIQSAQAGSLRGKVTDEQLKVLLRQIAGQKREIKITRK, via the coding sequence ATGAGCGATTTAGATGAAATTCGTCGTAAAAGAATGGCTGAATTACAAGCTCAACAGGCTGCTATGCAAAATCAGCAAATGCAGCAACAACAGGCTGCTGCTCAAGCACAACAGCAAGAAGCACAAAGACAACAGTTCGAAGCTCAGAAAAAACAAATTTTAGGTCAGATAATGACCCCTGAAGCTCGTACTAGATTGGGTAACCTCAAACTTACAAAACCTGAACTCGTAAATCAGATTGAACTTCAACTGATTCAATCCGCTCAGGCCGGAAGCTTAAGAGGTAAAGTCACTGATGAGCAATTGAAAGTATTGTTACGTCAAATTGCCGGTCAGAAAAGAGAAATTAAAATTACAAGGAAATAA
- a CDS encoding ribonuclease P protein component 4, with translation MSRGKRPKWMIDIAIERMNILFERAEMEFITHPERSDRYVELALKLSTKYNTKIPEKWARRYCKNCKSFLYPGHNCTVRLVNSEVNIFCGECGHVMKIPYHKEKKLKRRAKYESKQKRNDE, from the coding sequence TTGAGTAGAGGAAAACGACCAAAGTGGATGATTGATATAGCGATTGAAAGAATGAACATTCTTTTTGAGCGTGCCGAGATGGAATTCATCACCCATCCGGAAAGGTCCGATCGCTATGTTGAGTTAGCATTGAAATTGTCCACAAAATACAATACCAAAATCCCTGAGAAATGGGCCAGAAGGTATTGCAAGAATTGTAAGAGTTTCCTTTATCCTGGCCATAATTGCACCGTCCGGCTGGTTAACTCAGAAGTTAACATTTTTTGTGGTGAATGTGGTCATGTCATGAAAATTCCTTATCACAAGGAAAAAAAGTTAAAAAGGAGAGCTAAATATGAGTCAAAGCAAAAAAGAAATGATGAATAG
- the pfdA gene encoding prefoldin subunit alpha: protein MEDQQRLNSLLNEINAYRQQAELIKQQIEMIQTSIAEVDALFATLDDIEGKESVEAFVPVGAGSFIKGELKSTDEIIVSIGSGIAVKKDADGAREILTGQKEDLKDSLDKMLANLQQCSDIVGSLQAQAEQIAAAAQGNMTQMR from the coding sequence ATGGAAGATCAGCAAAGATTAAACAGTCTTCTTAATGAAATTAACGCATACAGACAACAAGCTGAATTAATCAAACAACAGATTGAAATGATTCAAACCTCAATCGCTGAAGTTGACGCATTATTCGCAACTTTGGATGACATCGAAGGCAAAGAATCAGTTGAAGCTTTTGTTCCTGTAGGTGCTGGTTCTTTCATTAAAGGAGAACTTAAAAGTACTGATGAAATTATTGTAAGTATTGGTTCCGGAATCGCAGTCAAAAAAGACGCAGACGGAGCTCGCGAAATTCTCACAGGTCAAAAAGAAGATTTAAAAGACAGCTTAGACAAAATGTTAGCTAACTTACAGCAATGCAGTGACATTGTTGGATCTCTTCAGGCTCAGGCTGAGCAGATTGCTGCTGCAGCACAAGGCAACATGACCCAAATGAGATAG
- a CDS encoding 50S ribosomal protein L39e codes for MSRNKPLAKKLRMAKANKQNRRIPIWAYAKTNRKLRYRPKPRHWRRNSLKL; via the coding sequence ATGAGTAGAAATAAACCATTAGCTAAAAAATTAAGAATGGCAAAAGCAAACAAACAAAATAGGAGAATTCCAATCTGGGCTTATGCTAAAACTAACCGTAAACTTAGATACAGACCAAAACCTAGACATTGGAGAAGAAACAGTCTTAAATTATAA
- a CDS encoding STT3 domain-containing protein: MNRENLMTVAKGALIIIILLAFVFALKVPAADLNGLSDDIKGEYIDSSGLPYFSEMDSYYNYRLTNDYVEHGFVGDEMVNGSEWDMHRYAPTGNQINYELGIVYVTSFFHNMFPDHSVKEIAFWTGAIISTLAVIPAFIFARRLTNDWGAIVATLIIVLAPNYFAHTFPGFFDTDMFYYIFSLFFIFFFVESIRAKNIIFKIIFAIFSILSIGLFSISWTGYIFYIGVMGIFSIVYLIACYIFNVGDESPDEYPSKIQWFIRQNALLSIVILGVIGVIGLAIFRGFSGVTGLFGSLLGLLSLQSASRVVGGFPNVLVSVAEMQMPSLLGGGMASAFLANTNGVINGIGGISILFTGLAVLYTLVKRVFGLRKARVKTNNTTTKKPPKGKRKASAKKIDDERKFKLNVGSFEFGSTDELLASKQTTVLYACLFVVWVVLTALAVSRGSRFITTLVLPFALMTGIFVSLAIDYIKNRLSNDKLIVGAFFLTGFLAAIPLAQINSMYGILMFLAIVVIGLITVYAIKSNSADKKVPLKKYVLVIALVLALISPSICGAYQTSYGVVPGTSDPMWNALEWANENTDNDTVLTSWWDFGYLFEVAADRQVTFDGGSQSGDRAFWLGQAMTTSNLELSAGIFRMLDTTGTLAQEALINYTGDSGKATDILIDILPKTASDAQKDLTSKYKLTAEQASTVVNYTHPENPRPVIFVASSDMLTKAGWWTYFGAWDFENQSSENYNYYMPQPGTPSSVEVQPGQTNKIQLLDDQGMTINAVISRGTGNNTTTAYTEAVYSQTGEQIMINDTPYNPLNISHIMVIEDGYVMKNESIGSVKDANFTLLLMGNDNQYTPILMSNELRNSMFTQLFLLGGAGQDIFENVHVESGVMLFNVNFNNTVAGGGSGSSSTTNTTQT, from the coding sequence ATGAATAGAGAAAATTTAATGACAGTGGCTAAAGGAGCGCTTATCATAATCATCCTATTAGCTTTTGTCTTTGCATTAAAAGTTCCTGCAGCCGATTTGAATGGTCTTTCAGACGATATCAAGGGAGAATATATAGATTCTTCCGGTCTGCCTTACTTCAGTGAAATGGATTCATATTATAACTATAGGCTGACAAATGACTATGTCGAACACGGTTTTGTGGGAGATGAAATGGTAAACGGTAGTGAGTGGGATATGCATAGGTATGCTCCTACTGGTAATCAGATTAATTATGAGCTGGGAATTGTATATGTTACATCGTTCTTCCATAATATGTTCCCTGATCATTCAGTAAAAGAAATCGCATTCTGGACTGGTGCGATTATTTCAACTTTGGCAGTAATTCCTGCATTCATATTTGCAAGAAGACTGACAAATGACTGGGGTGCAATAGTTGCAACATTAATCATAGTTCTTGCACCGAACTACTTTGCGCACACATTCCCAGGATTTTTCGATACAGATATGTTCTACTACATATTTTCGCTGTTCTTTATATTCTTCTTTGTAGAGAGTATACGGGCAAAGAACATTATATTCAAGATTATATTCGCAATATTTTCTATCCTATCAATCGGTCTGTTCTCAATTTCATGGACTGGTTATATCTTTTACATAGGTGTAATGGGAATATTCTCAATTGTTTATCTAATTGCATGTTACATATTCAATGTCGGTGATGAAAGCCCTGATGAATATCCAAGTAAAATACAGTGGTTTATTCGTCAAAATGCATTGCTGTCAATTGTAATTTTAGGCGTAATTGGAGTCATAGGTCTGGCTATTTTCAGAGGCTTCTCTGGTGTAACCGGATTATTCGGAAGTTTATTAGGCTTGCTTTCCTTGCAATCCGCTTCAAGGGTAGTCGGCGGATTCCCGAACGTACTTGTTTCTGTTGCAGAGATGCAAATGCCAAGTTTACTTGGTGGAGGAATGGCTTCTGCATTTTTAGCAAATACCAACGGTGTAATTAACGGTATCGGTGGTATTTCAATATTATTCACAGGTTTAGCAGTATTATACACTTTAGTCAAAAGGGTTTTCGGACTCAGAAAAGCTAGGGTAAAAACAAATAATACAACAACCAAAAAACCTCCGAAAGGAAAAAGAAAAGCTTCAGCTAAGAAAATTGATGACGAACGTAAATTTAAATTGAATGTTGGCAGTTTCGAATTCGGTTCTACCGATGAACTTTTAGCTTCAAAACAGACAACAGTTTTATACGCATGTCTGTTTGTTGTTTGGGTAGTTCTTACCGCTCTTGCAGTAAGTAGAGGTTCAAGGTTCATTACCACACTCGTATTACCATTCGCACTCATGACTGGTATATTTGTAAGTCTTGCAATCGACTACATCAAAAACAGACTGTCCAATGACAAACTCATTGTTGGGGCATTCTTCCTTACAGGTTTCCTTGCAGCTATACCTTTAGCTCAAATCAATTCCATGTACGGAATATTAATGTTTTTAGCTATTGTCGTAATCGGTTTAATCACTGTTTATGCAATCAAATCCAATTCAGCTGACAAAAAAGTACCTCTTAAAAAATACGTTCTTGTAATTGCACTTGTGCTTGCACTGATTTCACCATCCATATGCGGCGCTTATCAGACTTCATATGGTGTTGTTCCAGGTACAAGTGACCCAATGTGGAACGCATTGGAATGGGCAAATGAAAACACTGACAATGATACCGTACTCACATCCTGGTGGGACTTCGGGTACCTGTTTGAGGTTGCAGCCGACAGACAGGTAACCTTCGACGGAGGTTCTCAATCAGGTGACCGTGCATTCTGGCTGGGTCAGGCGATGACAACAAGCAATCTGGAACTGTCAGCCGGTATCTTCAGAATGCTGGATACAACAGGTACATTGGCTCAAGAGGCATTGATTAACTATACAGGTGATTCAGGTAAAGCAACTGATATATTAATCGATATCTTACCGAAAACAGCAAGTGACGCTCAAAAAGACTTGACAAGTAAGTATAAATTAACAGCTGAACAGGCAAGCACTGTAGTTAACTACACTCACCCTGAAAACCCACGTCCTGTAATATTCGTGGCATCTTCAGATATGCTTACAAAAGCGGGCTGGTGGACCTACTTCGGAGCTTGGGACTTTGAAAACCAATCTTCTGAAAACTACAACTACTACATGCCTCAGCCTGGTACTCCTTCATCAGTTGAAGTACAGCCTGGTCAAACCAACAAAATCCAATTGCTTGACGACCAAGGTATGACAATCAACGCTGTCATAAGCAGAGGTACAGGCAACAATACAACTACAGCATATACTGAAGCGGTTTACAGCCAGACTGGTGAGCAGATTATGATCAATGACACTCCGTACAACCCATTGAACATTTCACATATAATGGTAATTGAAGACGGTTATGTCATGAAAAATGAGTCCATCGGCAGTGTTAAGGACGCTAACTTCACACTCCTTCTGATGGGTAACGATAATCAGTACACACCTATCCTTATGAGCAATGAATTGAGAAATTCAATGTTTACTCAACTGTTCCTTTTAGGTGGAGCCGGTCAGGACATCTTTGAAAATGTTCACGTGGAAAGCGGTGTAATGCTGTTCAATGTAAACTTCAACAATACTGTTGCTGGTGGAGGCTCCGGCAGCAGCTCAACTACAAACACAACACAAACTTAG
- a CDS encoding 50S ribosomal protein L31e translates to MERVYTIPLRNVKNVKRTIRAPRAIREVKNFLIKHMKAEEVKIDESINHAIWERGIQKIPSKITVKAVKDDDGVVTATLAE, encoded by the coding sequence ATGGAAAGAGTTTACACAATTCCACTTAGAAATGTAAAAAATGTCAAAAGGACTATCAGAGCTCCTAGAGCTATTAGAGAAGTTAAAAACTTCTTAATCAAACACATGAAAGCTGAAGAAGTTAAAATTGATGAATCTATCAATCACGCAATTTGGGAAAGAGGTATCCAAAAAATACCTTCCAAAATCACTGTAAAAGCAGTTAAAGATGATGATGGTGTAGTGACAGCTACTTTAGCAGAATAG
- a CDS encoding GTP-binding protein, with protein sequence MGIEEKIKDIEEEIQKTPYNKATSHHIGKLKAKLSKLKEESLQRSSGGSKGQGFHVKKSGDATVVLVGFPSVGKSTLLNNITNAESKVGAYQFTTLDIVPGVMEHKNAKIQVFDIPGIITGASSGKGRGKEILSVARTADLILVVLDTFNPQHINVILDELRAIGIRPNEQPPDVTVKRKKLGGVKVSSTCPLTHMDEKTIRSILNEYGYINADVLFRDDVTMDQFIDVLDRNKSYVPMLVLLNKVDLVDEAYLEELKKYIPEFIPISADKNTNIDELKDVIFDNLDLVRVYLKPQGRKADMEDPLVIKKGSTVIDACRKLHREFVKNFRHAKIWGTSVKFPGQKVGPDHVLEDEDVLRIILKK encoded by the coding sequence ATGGGTATAGAAGAGAAAATTAAAGATATTGAAGAGGAAATTCAAAAGACTCCATATAATAAAGCTACTTCACACCATATTGGTAAACTTAAAGCAAAATTATCAAAATTAAAAGAAGAATCATTGCAACGTAGCAGCGGAGGATCAAAAGGCCAGGGTTTTCATGTAAAAAAATCTGGTGATGCTACAGTTGTGCTTGTAGGTTTTCCTTCTGTGGGCAAATCTACATTACTGAATAATATTACTAATGCTGAAAGTAAAGTTGGAGCTTATCAATTCACAACATTGGACATTGTTCCAGGTGTAATGGAACACAAGAACGCTAAAATTCAGGTTTTTGACATTCCTGGAATTATCACAGGTGCAAGTAGCGGTAAAGGAAGAGGTAAGGAAATTTTATCCGTTGCAAGAACTGCAGACTTGATACTTGTTGTTCTTGACACTTTCAATCCGCAGCACATCAATGTTATTCTTGATGAATTGAGGGCCATTGGAATCAGGCCGAACGAACAGCCTCCTGACGTTACTGTCAAAAGGAAAAAACTGGGCGGTGTAAAGGTATCATCAACCTGCCCGTTAACTCACATGGATGAAAAGACAATCAGGTCAATCCTCAATGAGTACGGATATATTAATGCGGACGTTCTTTTCAGGGACGATGTGACAATGGACCAGTTTATTGATGTGCTTGACCGAAATAAATCATATGTTCCAATGCTTGTTCTATTAAACAAGGTGGATCTTGTAGATGAAGCATACCTTGAAGAGCTTAAAAAATACATTCCGGAATTCATTCCGATTTCCGCAGACAAGAACACTAATATCGATGAGCTTAAAGACGTAATTTTCGATAATCTTGACCTGGTCAGGGTTTATCTTAAACCTCAGGGCAGAAAAGCGGACATGGAAGATCCATTGGTTATCAAGAAAGGCTCTACAGTCATTGATGCATGCAGAAAATTGCACAGGGAATTCGTTAAAAATTTCCGCCATGCAAAAATCTGGGGAACCTCAGTCAAGTTCCCAGGCCAGAAGGTAGGTCCCGACCACGTACTTGAAGATGAGGATGTTTTAAGGATTATTCTTAAAAAATAA
- a CDS encoding YhbY family RNA-binding protein, with translation MSQSKKEMMNRALNAMTINIGKSGVNDNVIEEIKRQLKANEIVKLKFAKNIARNKDDYIDEIVSKTRAQLIDVRGHVAVIYKKKP, from the coding sequence ATGAGTCAAAGCAAAAAAGAAATGATGAATAGAGCTCTTAATGCGATGACAATCAACATTGGTAAAAGCGGCGTCAACGATAATGTTATTGAAGAAATCAAACGTCAGCTCAAGGCTAATGAGATTGTTAAACTTAAATTTGCAAAGAATATCGCTAGAAATAAAGATGATTACATAGATGAAATAGTCTCTAAAACAAGAGCACAGCTCATTGACGTTAGAGGCCATGTTGCTGTAATCTATAAGAAAAAGCCTTAA
- the rpl18a gene encoding 50S ribosomal protein L18Ae, translating into MITKIYRVKGTFLMGDDYHEFTKEYKATSEADIEQKIYDRFGSKHGINRNQISIKSIEEIAPEDVVDPIVKEIL; encoded by the coding sequence ATGATAACAAAAATTTACAGAGTTAAAGGTACTTTTTTAATGGGCGATGACTACCATGAATTCACTAAAGAATATAAGGCTACCAGTGAAGCTGACATAGAACAGAAAATCTATGACAGATTCGGTAGTAAACATGGTATTAACAGGAACCAAATTTCTATCAAATCCATTGAAGAAATTGCTCCTGAAGATGTCGTAGACCCTATTGTAAAAGAAATTTTATAG